The following are from one region of the Hydrogenimonas sp. SS33 genome:
- the ilvN gene encoding acetolactate synthase small subunit, whose amino-acid sequence MKVERRVISVIVQNEHSVLARITGLFAARGYNIETLTVAPIPDSDMSRLTIETRGNVRVIEQIIKQLHKLIPTYKVIEHEEMIEKEMVMMKFPINESLAAIQALCQAYNGGIANVSSQHIITMVADEPRRVKHFIEAAQRFHPVEIVRGGVVAMERE is encoded by the coding sequence ATGAAAGTGGAAAGAAGAGTCATTTCGGTAATCGTCCAAAACGAACACAGCGTCCTTGCCCGCATCACAGGCCTCTTCGCCGCCCGGGGTTACAATATCGAAACCCTGACCGTCGCCCCCATTCCCGACAGCGACATGTCGCGGCTGACCATCGAAACCAGGGGGAATGTCAGGGTCATCGAACAGATCATCAAGCAGCTGCATAAACTGATCCCCACCTACAAGGTCATCGAACACGAAGAGATGATCGAGAAAGAGATGGTGATGATGAAGTTCCCCATCAACGAATCGTTGGCGGCGATCCAGGCGCTCTGCCAGGCCTACAACGGCGGCATCGCCAATGTCAGCAGCCAGCACATCATCACGATGGTGGCCGACGAACCCAGACGGGTCAAACATTTCATCGAAGCGGCGCAGCGCTTCCACCCCGTCGAGATCGTCCGGGGCGGCGTCGTCGCCATGGAGCGTGAATGA